The Methanobrevibacter thaueri sequence GACATGGCCGCTTATCCTTGAGCGTATCGCAAGGTCAACGTCCTCCATATAGGCAAAGAAGTTATCGTCAAACATTCCTATCTCATTCAATAGGGATTTCTTGTACATTGCAGCCCCCGCACATGCGGAAAATATTTCGCAAGGCTCAGTATACTCATTGGAGTTGTGGTTTTCCCCCACCTTCTTGGTCCAGGCAAGCAGGTTGTATTCATCGCCGACATCGTCAATAAGTTCCTTGTTGTCGTATTGAAGCATCTTGGCCTGGACTGAAAATATGTTGTCGTCCGATGACGCCAAGTCGAGCAATGCCTTGATTGAGCCCTCCTTTATCTCGGTGTCATTGTTAAGTGAGAAAATGTACTCATATTTGGCTTTCTCTATTCCCTGATTGACTGCAGGTGAGAAACCCCTGTTTTCAGTGTTTTCAATCAGCACTACAGGGAAATTGAACTTATTGCCTTTAATGTAATCCTTACTTCCGTCAGTTGATCCGTTATCGACTATTATAACCTCTCCGATATATTCCGAATCGTTGTTCAATGACTCGAAGAATGTCTTGAGGAATCTTTCCCCATTGTAGTTTGGCGTAACGACTGAAACTTTCATGTTAATCAAATTGAATTTTTTAATCTCATCCATGTCCTGTAATACATCTTAGGGTTTAACAGGAACAATCTTATCTTTAGCTTGAATTTGGAATCCCCCTGATATCTTGACAGCTTTGTTAACAGGTCAAGTTCCTTCATTTTTGCCATGACCTCGTCAAAATCATATCCGTTGTGGAAAAAGAAATTCATGTTTCCAAATATTGCCTTTGGGATTCTTGATGTTATTATTAGATTGGCGAGTTCTGCCTTATTATTTTTATTGTAAAAGTCGGCCAGGTTCTCAAAGATTTCTATGACTCCGAATCTCATATATTCCGTGGACTTGATTGCGGAATCTGAATGCTGGACATAGTAATAGGTCACCTCATTGTTGATGACTATCTCCTTGCCGTTGCTCAATGCCTTGTGGGCGAATTCAGTGTCCTCGCCATAAACAACGCCCGGCGTGAATCTGATGTCGTTGTCCTTGATTATACTTGCCCTATACATCAGCTGGAAGAAATTGAAGGTTATCTCCATGTTCAGTTCCTTCTTGATGAAATCGTATGTTGATATGACGTCCTCGGTGTAGGTGTCCATATCAATCAGCCTGTCGCCGTCCTCCTTAACATACAATATCAGGCTGAAATCGCTTTCGCCATTGTATAGCGTTGATAGGTGGTTTGATGTTACATGGTCATCCGCATCGATGAAAACAAGATAATCCCCGGTTGACGCATCTATTCCAACGTTTCTTGCAACGCTAACTCCTGCATTTTCCTGATGGATAATCTTATGCGGTATCTCTGTCTTTTCCAGGGTTTCTTTTATTATCTCCAGGCTATTGTCGGTTGATCCGTCATCGACCACTATAATCTCATAGCTGTCAAAATCCTGATTTATTATTGAATCTAATGTTTTACTTATATACTTTGAGGCATTGAAAACCGGAACGATGACACTGACCTTATAAAAATCCATTTTACCACCATTATTTTAACAGATAATCTACCACTCGCTTAGATGATTGACCGTCAATTTCATCAAATTGTGTCATGATGAAGTCGGAAATTTTGCTTTTGTCAAACTCGCCATTGGCTATGGCACTTATCAGCTCATCGGATGTCTTGACTATAGGTCCTGGAACCGTGGTTTCGAAATCGTAATAAAATCCACGTTCATTTGAAAGGTAACTGTCCAGGTCATAAGTGAAGAAGAGTATAGGCCTGTTCAAAACTCCATACTCAATCATTATTGAGGAATAATCGGTTATCAGAATGTCGCTGATAAGCATGAGCTCCTGCTCGCTTTCAAAACCGCTGACATCAACATACTTTCCCTTTGAGGAAATGTCATCCTGATAAAAGTCCCTGATTTTCGGGTGAAGCCTCAATGCCAGAACGTACTCGTCAGACAGCGCCTCATTGAACCTGTCCAAATCAAGATAGTCGAAGACATTGTTGTACTTTTCCTCATCACGAAAAGTCGGGGCGTAAAGAATGATTTTCCTGTCCTGTGAAACGCCATACTTTTGACAAAAATCGGCTTTTAACTTGTTTAAATCATGATTTTCAAAATAATAGTCCATGCGGGGAAGGCCCAAAGCCTTAATTTTGGATTCGGGAATTTGAAAAGCCTCGCTGTAATGCTTCTTAATCTTTTTAGAAGTCACAACGAGATAGTCTGTGTTTTGGGAAATCCTTCTCAGGATGTCCCTGCTTTCAATGTCGACTGACCCTCCGAATTTCTTGGATGCGCCAGGGGCATGCCACAGCTGAACAATGACACTTTCCTCCTTGAAATTCATAAATGCCAAGGGGAAGAAGTTGTCGTTTAGAAAAATGAACTTGGAGCTTGCCAGCTTCTTGAAGCTTCCAAAAGACAGCTTGTCCTTGTAAAAAAAGTGGAATTCGTAATCTCCTCTTCTCTCAAATTCCTTCTTGATGTAATTGAGATTACCCTTAAAAGACTCTCCGGAGTCGATTATAAAAGAAACTCTTTTCTCATTAACTTTTGTGAATCTGAATAATTTGAATAATGACGCATAGAGTTTATGTTTTAAATATGACATGATATCAGTGGAAAAATGCTAACATTCCAGGGATTGCTCCCATAATCGCTTGAACACCTAAAATGAAAATTGCAAGTCCTCCGATAAAGTTAATGTATCTGGCATATTTCATTGCAAACCTTGTTCCGAAGGTACCGATTAACAGCCAGCAGAAAACGGCACAGAAACTTAAGACAGCCAGTCCCAAAGGATTGACAGCTGCTGCAACACCCTGAGCTGCCAGAATCAGGTTTTCTATGTTTCCAAAAAGAAGCAATGCTAAAAATGGTTTTAATTCGCCGTTCATTTATTCACCCCTAATAGAAGTGATCATC is a genomic window containing:
- a CDS encoding glycosyltransferase; its protein translation is MKVSVVTPNYNGERFLKTFFESLNNDSEYIGEVIIVDNGSTDGSKDYIKGNKFNFPVVLIENTENRGFSPAVNQGIEKAKYEYIFSLNNDTEIKEGSIKALLDLASSDDNIFSVQAKMLQYDNKELIDDVGDEYNLLAWTKKVGENHNSNEYTEPCEIFSACAGAAMYKKSLLNEIGMFDDNFFAYMEDVDLAIRSRISGHVNMLCPDAIVYHIGSATSGSRYNEFKVRLAARNNVWVVYKNLPIPMKIVNFIFLFLGFLIKYIFFVRKGFGSTYLAGLKEGLSSRGEKIDKVKFKAGNTKNYFKIEYRLIINTIKFLKR
- a CDS encoding glycosyltransferase family 2 protein; this encodes MDFYKVSVIVPVFNASKYISKTLDSIINQDFDSYEIIVVDDGSTDNSLEIIKETLEKTEIPHKIIHQENAGVSVARNVGIDASTGDYLVFIDADDHVTSNHLSTLYNGESDFSLILYVKEDGDRLIDMDTYTEDVISTYDFIKKELNMEITFNFFQLMYRASIIKDNDIRFTPGVVYGEDTEFAHKALSNGKEIVINNEVTYYYVQHSDSAIKSTEYMRFGVIEIFENLADFYNKNNKAELANLIITSRIPKAIFGNMNFFFHNGYDFDEVMAKMKELDLLTKLSRYQGDSKFKLKIRLFLLNPKMYYRTWMRLKNSI
- a CDS encoding CDP-glycerol glycerophosphotransferase family protein, with translation MSYLKHKLYASLFKLFRFTKVNEKRVSFIIDSGESFKGNLNYIKKEFERRGDYEFHFFYKDKLSFGSFKKLASSKFIFLNDNFFPLAFMNFKEESVIVQLWHAPGASKKFGGSVDIESRDILRRISQNTDYLVVTSKKIKKHYSEAFQIPESKIKALGLPRMDYYFENHDLNKLKADFCQKYGVSQDRKIILYAPTFRDEEKYNNVFDYLDLDRFNEALSDEYVLALRLHPKIRDFYQDDISSKGKYVDVSGFESEQELMLISDILITDYSSIMIEYGVLNRPILFFTYDLDSYLSNERGFYYDFETTVPGPIVKTSDELISAIANGEFDKSKISDFIMTQFDEIDGQSSKRVVDYLLK